AAAGCAGCTAGGGTCTAAAATCAAGGTTTACCTGAATTCTTGATGGCTTACCTGATGACTACTGAAAACTATTACCTCACCCTTACTTGCCCTAACAAGCCTGGCATTGTTGCTGCCGTATCCACATATATCTTTCAGGCGGGTGGCGATATTGAAGAAGCCCAACAGTTTGATGACAAGGCATCTAAACGATTTTTCATGCGTGTGAGCTTTAGCTGCCCAACGGATGGCAATACATTGCGCTCCGGTTTTACGGAAATTGCCAAACGCTTTGAGCTCACCTGGAATCTACGTGCCGTTAAAGATCTGAAGCGCGTATTGATCATGGCCTCAAAGCTAGACCATTGCTTAGTTGATCTTTTATACCGCTGGCGTATCGGTGAACTACCGATGATTATCTGCGGCATTGTTTCCAATCATCCGCGCGATGTGTATGCCAGCATTGATTTTGCAGACATTCCTTTTTATCACTTACCAGTGACCCCAGAAACAAAGCCTGCACAAGAAGCCAAATTATTAGAGATCATTGCCGAGTCTAAGGTAGACATGGTGATTTTGGCGCGTTACATGCAGATTTTGTCGGATGATTTATCGACCAAATTATCAGGCCGTTGCATCAACGTTCACCATTCCTTCTTGCCCAGCTTTAAAGGTGCTAAGCCATACCATCAAGCACACGCGCGCGGGATTAAATTGATTGGCGCTACTTCACATTTTGTGACTAGTGATTTAGATGAAGGCCCGATCATTGAGCAAGACGTTACTCGCGTCACCCACGGTGATACGCCAGATGACTTGGTTCGCAAGGGTCGTGATTTAGAGCGCACTGTTTTATCTCGTGCTCTACGTTATTACTTGCATGACCGCGTCTTAATTAACGGCACTACCTCAGTCGTATTCTCCGACTAATTTCTAATAGCACGACTTATTAAGGCCTGACCCCTGGAGACTCTAGGGGCAGTCCACGTGCACGCCACGCCAGAAACAATTCAAGCTGAGCCATTTCTGGTGAGCCATATTCATATTGCTGTGCCCTCACTCCACTCATACAGTTGCGCAGGCGGCGCTGTAAAGAGCCTAAGGTTTGCCATTCCAAACGATAGATTGGATACGCATTGGGATGACCTTGGGGAATTGGGCTGCCGCCCAATTTCAAGCCTGCACGCTCCTCATGGCACTGAGCACAAGACAAGTTCAGTTGCCCCATACGCTCATAAAAGGACTGACGGCCTTTTTGCAGGGATGCTCGATTTTCTGGGGTCTCTTTGACTGCAATGGGCATCCCCTTTGATTGGTTTGCAATGTAAGCAGTGAGCGAGAGTAGTTCTTTACTTTCGTAGGCCAACGAAGAAGCGCCTTGAGCACCTGCTCGGCATTGATTAATTTGCCCCTCAAGTGTCTGCAAGCTTCCTTTAATCATTTTCGGAAAAACGGTTGCCACACCGCGCATGGACTTCTTGGCGTCACCATGACAACTGGCACAGGATTGATTATTTTTTTCAGAAGGCTTATTCCACAAAGCCTCTCCATCACCAACCCAAAACATCGCTGGGTTCAGGCTTGGATCATCTTGCATAGCTTTATTTTCAGCAGACATCAGTTCATAGCTGGATTGCAGTTTAGGCTTAACGCCATCGCCTGCTGCTAATAGGGTCGATCCACTAAAAATTAAACAGCAAGTAATCAGAAACTGCTGTTTACTCATGACACTGTGATATTAGCTTGGTTCATCGCTTCATATCCATCATCACCAGTCCACTTGAACTCTAATACTCCAGTCTCAGTGGCGATCGTCGTAAAGATGATGAGAGGATTGGCGCCAATTCCCGAATAAAAGTCTGCCTTAAAAATCTCGATATTGTTATAGGTACAAGTAAATACCCGAATAATGTCGCGCGGAATTAACTTACCACCCTCGGTATACCGAAAACCAGATTCCATATCATGCTGGGCAATCGCTCGGATTTCAATAATCGAACCCTTCTTTGCGCTAGATGGCATAGTAATTGAGGTGCGTGAGGTTTTTCTCATAATCTGTCCTCACACCAACTCAGTACAAGCTGAAAGTGTCACTAAAGTTTCCGCCTGACCTTGATAAAAACTTCCATTACTCATCTGCGCAATAGCTCGAACAATCTGACTATCAGCCAAACGAACCCGAGTAGTGATATTGGCTGTACCTGAGCGTGGCGATAGGTAAACCGTAAAGATATTGGGCAATGGATTGCCCTCAGCAATGACATGAATCGCTTTGACATAATCATTCGCTGTCATTGGACTCTCAACGCTCACCTTGAGCACCACTAAATTACCATTCTCAACCAGCGGTGGAATTACCAGCTTTACTTTTCCATCAAGCACTGGCTTACCACCGG
Above is a genomic segment from Polynucleobacter wuianus containing:
- the soxA gene encoding sulfur oxidation c-type cytochrome SoxA, which encodes MSKQQFLITCCLIFSGSTLLAAGDGVKPKLQSSYELMSAENKAMQDDPSLNPAMFWVGDGEALWNKPSEKNNQSCASCHGDAKKSMRGVATVFPKMIKGSLQTLEGQINQCRAGAQGASSLAYESKELLSLTAYIANQSKGMPIAVKETPENRASLQKGRQSFYERMGQLNLSCAQCHEERAGLKLGGSPIPQGHPNAYPIYRLEWQTLGSLQRRLRNCMSGVRAQQYEYGSPEMAQLELFLAWRARGLPLESPGVRP
- the purU gene encoding formyltetrahydrofolate deformylase; amino-acid sequence: MTTENYYLTLTCPNKPGIVAAVSTYIFQAGGDIEEAQQFDDKASKRFFMRVSFSCPTDGNTLRSGFTEIAKRFELTWNLRAVKDLKRVLIMASKLDHCLVDLLYRWRIGELPMIICGIVSNHPRDVYASIDFADIPFYHLPVTPETKPAQEAKLLEIIAESKVDMVILARYMQILSDDLSTKLSGRCINVHHSFLPSFKGAKPYHQAHARGIKLIGATSHFVTSDLDEGPIIEQDVTRVTHGDTPDDLVRKGRDLERTVLSRALRYYLHDRVLINGTTSVVFSD
- a CDS encoding thiosulfate oxidation carrier complex protein SoxZ: MRKTSRTSITMPSSAKKGSIIEIRAIAQHDMESGFRYTEGGKLIPRDIIRVFTCTYNNIEIFKADFYSGIGANPLIIFTTIATETGVLEFKWTGDDGYEAMNQANITVS
- a CDS encoding SoxY-related AACIE arm protein, which produces MMRKEWIQNSRRTWFKRIQKFGLLALGAWFSPLTAFAKPEDASKAIQEITGGKPVLDGKVKLVIPPLVENGNLVVLKVSVESPMTANDYVKAIHVIAEGNPLPNIFTVYLSPRSGTANITTRVRLADSQIVRAIAQMSNGSFYQGQAETLVTLSACTELV